A portion of the Halobacillus ihumii genome contains these proteins:
- a CDS encoding DUF2254 domain-containing protein gives MLLDILPVSLRKYLKMSKRQRKNEMQSTLWYMPMLYIGLAILLVAVTLFLDLVVNVAPYTFEILHFNASVTRTLVSTLIGGILTLSAFTINSLLVVLTTFSGQFSPRMLLNFTSDKQTQHALGIFNGSFIYVLVLFLFIGSADNEVFVTVPLVTIALAFIAAVTFIYFINHATTWMQVHNITYSMKEVSEKIVYNTLRVELEPYRTKEKGDLMEEGRKLAEQVKIETSGYLQLIHYRKMIEEARKDNIIIELHSQVGDYILEGNVLYSFWGPGAKSVGRQKYLQMVEMGHKETEIQDIQMGMHKLAEIAIKAVGNDDPKTATNTIHKMTELMLSIDSYITFTPYLADENHQVRIIMKEETFEYYLYRGFGFIRHYAGDNHLIITEIISGLAMVADSIDSSKHEAIWKFGCNTLDHIENKLIYELDKTFLLQEFHKLASATGNMDGYREIEKKFYPAANENV, from the coding sequence TTGTTACTTGATATATTACCAGTATCGCTAAGAAAATATTTAAAGATGTCCAAAAGACAGCGTAAAAATGAAATGCAATCCACTCTATGGTATATGCCTATGCTATACATAGGTTTAGCCATCTTGCTTGTTGCCGTAACGCTTTTTCTTGATTTAGTTGTGAATGTAGCACCATACACGTTTGAGATTTTACACTTTAATGCTTCGGTAACGAGGACACTTGTGAGTACGTTGATCGGAGGTATTTTGACTCTGAGTGCGTTCACAATTAACTCTTTGCTAGTTGTGCTTACTACGTTCAGCGGTCAATTTTCTCCACGGATGCTCTTAAATTTCACATCAGATAAGCAAACACAGCATGCTCTTGGGATCTTTAATGGGAGTTTTATCTATGTTCTTGTGCTGTTTTTATTTATTGGAAGTGCTGATAATGAAGTGTTCGTCACGGTGCCGCTTGTAACCATTGCTCTGGCATTTATAGCAGCAGTGACGTTTATATATTTTATTAACCACGCAACGACGTGGATGCAAGTCCATAATATTACCTACAGTATGAAAGAAGTATCTGAAAAAATTGTCTACAATACGTTAAGGGTAGAATTGGAACCTTATCGGACAAAAGAAAAAGGCGACTTGATGGAAGAGGGGCGTAAATTGGCTGAGCAAGTCAAAATAGAGACTTCAGGCTATTTGCAACTGATCCATTATAGAAAGATGATTGAAGAGGCTAGGAAAGATAATATTATTATAGAACTACATTCACAAGTAGGAGATTATATTCTAGAGGGAAATGTTCTTTACAGCTTCTGGGGGCCGGGCGCCAAGAGTGTGGGTCGGCAGAAATATCTCCAAATGGTAGAGATGGGTCACAAGGAAACAGAAATTCAAGATATTCAAATGGGAATGCATAAACTAGCCGAGATCGCTATCAAAGCTGTAGGAAATGATGACCCTAAGACAGCTACAAACACCATTCATAAGATGACCGAACTTATGCTTTCGATAGATAGCTACATTACATTTACACCGTATTTGGCTGATGAGAATCATCAAGTTCGCATTATTATGAAAGAAGAAACATTTGAATACTATCTGTACCGCGGTTTTGGTTTCATCCGCCATTATGCCGGTGACAATCACTTAATCATTACGGAAATTATTAGCGGTTTGGCCATGGTTGCTGATTCTATTGATTCGTCCAAGCATGAGGCGATATGGAAGTTTGGGTGTAACACGCTTGACCATATTGAGAACAAACTAATTTATGAACTGGATAAGACTTTCTTATTGCAGGAGTTCCATAAACTTGCCAGCGCAACAGGGAATATGGACGGATATAGGGAAATTGAGAAGAAGTTTTATCCTGCTGCAAATGAGAATGTTTAG
- a CDS encoding FAD-dependent oxidoreductase, with protein MKIAVIGSTHAGTAAATTIANLYPDSTVTVYERNDNVSFLSCGLALYVGGIVDDPQGLFYSSPKEMRELGITMKIQHDVDDIDTERQFIHATNLVTGETVTDDYDKLVMTTGSWPVTPTIKGIDLDNVLLAKNYNQANTIIERAEKAERVTVVGAGYIGVELVEAFEKAGKQVTLIDGADRILNKYLDAEFTNEVETDFHSRGIKLALSQTVERIEGQNSSVNKVITDKDEYETDLVIMCVGFRPNTELLRGKVDMLDNGAITVDEYMRTSNPSIFAAGDCCAVKYNPTGEHAYIPLATNAVRMGTLAARNLLEPTIANVGTQGTSGLRIYDLNMASTGLTETSASFTDIHVKNITIEDTHRPAFMPTAENVKLKVTFDPDTRRLLGAQVISKADVTQAINTISVGIQQGMTIDELAFVDQFFQPHFNQPWNFLNKAGLAALRTAKQPELV; from the coding sequence ATGAAAATTGCAGTCATCGGAAGTACACATGCCGGAACAGCAGCTGCCACTACGATTGCGAATTTATATCCTGATTCAACAGTCACCGTCTATGAACGAAACGATAACGTATCATTTTTATCTTGCGGTCTAGCCCTATATGTAGGAGGCATTGTCGATGACCCTCAAGGCTTATTCTACTCCTCCCCCAAAGAAATGAGAGAGTTAGGCATTACAATGAAGATACAGCATGATGTTGATGATATTGATACAGAGCGGCAATTCATCCATGCAACGAACCTGGTGACGGGAGAAACCGTTACCGATGATTATGATAAACTCGTCATGACGACAGGATCTTGGCCTGTCACCCCAACGATCAAAGGGATAGACCTTGATAACGTACTGTTAGCCAAGAACTACAATCAGGCCAATACCATCATTGAACGGGCTGAAAAAGCAGAACGAGTTACCGTTGTCGGTGCAGGTTATATCGGTGTTGAACTCGTAGAAGCATTCGAAAAAGCCGGTAAACAGGTGACGCTTATCGACGGGGCTGACCGAATTTTAAATAAGTATCTTGATGCTGAATTCACTAACGAAGTAGAAACTGATTTCCACTCCCGCGGCATCAAGCTTGCTCTTTCACAAACTGTGGAACGCATCGAAGGTCAGAACAGCTCTGTGAACAAAGTCATTACAGACAAAGATGAGTATGAGACAGATCTAGTCATCATGTGTGTAGGTTTCCGACCTAATACTGAGTTGTTGAGAGGAAAAGTTGATATGCTGGATAATGGAGCTATTACTGTTGATGAGTATATGAGAACAAGCAATCCATCCATTTTTGCAGCCGGTGATTGCTGTGCAGTCAAGTATAACCCGACTGGAGAACATGCCTATATTCCGCTCGCTACAAATGCTGTTCGTATGGGGACACTTGCCGCACGGAACTTATTGGAACCAACGATTGCAAACGTTGGGACACAGGGCACATCCGGACTGCGTATTTACGATTTAAACATGGCCTCAACTGGATTAACTGAAACATCTGCTTCTTTCACGGACATTCATGTGAAAAACATCACAATAGAGGACACTCACCGTCCTGCTTTTATGCCTACAGCAGAAAACGTTAAGTTAAAAGTAACATTTGACCCTGATACAAGACGCCTTCTAGGTGCCCAGGTGATATCAAAAGCAGATGTTACTCAAGCCATCAACACGATTTCTGTCGGTATCCAGCAGGGTATGACAATCGATGAATTGGCATTTGTAGACCAATTCTTCCAACCACACTTTAACCAGCCATGGAACTTTTTAAATAAGGCAGGGTTGGCAGCCCTTCGTACAGCTAAACAGCCTGAGCTTGTATAA
- a CDS encoding RDD family protein, which yields METTEHHPNDIPLNEMFKGQKDDIQRVFYAGFGPRFVAYLIDLMVIWGVNSIVTRPILRLLNLEEAKLWISMFSAANITTSIIFFLYFILMTKFFRATLGKMILGLSVESLNDQPLTNGQIIFRECIGRYISMALLGLPYLVVAFTKRHQGIHDLFADTSVIKNKFKRLNDSIEDSE from the coding sequence ATGGAGACTACCGAGCACCACCCTAATGACATACCGCTCAATGAGATGTTCAAAGGACAAAAAGACGATATACAACGAGTATTTTATGCTGGGTTCGGCCCCCGCTTTGTTGCTTATCTTATTGACCTGATGGTTATCTGGGGCGTTAATTCGATTGTGACCAGACCGATCCTCCGACTGTTGAACCTAGAGGAGGCAAAACTTTGGATCAGCATGTTCAGTGCAGCAAATATCACGACATCGATCATCTTTTTTCTCTATTTTATTTTAATGACAAAATTTTTCCGTGCCACACTTGGGAAGATGATTCTTGGCTTATCTGTCGAATCACTAAATGATCAGCCTCTCACCAACGGGCAAATCATTTTCCGAGAGTGTATTGGCAGGTATATCAGCATGGCGCTTTTAGGCTTGCCTTACCTGGTTGTTGCCTTTACAAAACGTCACCAAGGGATTCACGATTTATTTGCGGACACTTCAGTTATAAAAAATAAATTCAAACGTCTCAATGATTCAATTGAGGATTCTGAATGA
- the sppA gene encoding signal peptide peptidase SppA produces MNKRIVASIIAASILLIAIAFQSVSFFMNQSISENTTSMFSVSQKPKEQIIEQGSTANRIVQLEVNGTIINNPGSGSNPFGSGGYQHEQFLKKLEAIKKDDSIKGVLLYVNSPGGGVYESAQIHDQLLEIKKAGKTIYVSMGGMAASGGYYISAPADRIFASNETFTGSLGVIMQSINYQQLANDFGIKFNTFKSGEFKDIMSPTRPMSEEDRQIIQALVDESYEQFVEVIASGREMPKDKVYELADGRIYSGKQAVENGLVDEIGFKDEALNALQKKVGGNPQVFKYKQNSIGSFFNLPVAKSLLPNSEVRFIKQLISNRQGPTLMYMYSE; encoded by the coding sequence ATGAACAAACGTATTGTGGCCAGTATTATCGCCGCGAGTATATTGCTGATCGCGATTGCATTTCAGAGTGTCAGCTTTTTCATGAATCAAAGTATTTCTGAAAATACAACCTCGATGTTTTCAGTAAGTCAGAAGCCAAAGGAGCAAATCATTGAACAAGGTTCAACCGCCAACCGAATTGTCCAGCTTGAGGTAAATGGCACAATTATTAACAATCCAGGGTCAGGCTCCAATCCTTTTGGGTCTGGAGGATATCAACACGAGCAGTTCCTAAAGAAATTAGAGGCCATCAAAAAAGATGACAGTATAAAAGGTGTGCTGCTCTATGTGAACTCGCCAGGCGGAGGAGTTTATGAAAGTGCGCAAATCCATGATCAGCTCCTTGAGATTAAGAAAGCTGGTAAAACGATTTACGTTTCTATGGGTGGAATGGCCGCTTCAGGCGGGTATTACATTTCAGCTCCTGCCGATCGAATTTTCGCTTCGAATGAAACATTCACAGGTTCGCTTGGTGTGATTATGCAAAGTATCAATTATCAGCAATTAGCCAATGACTTTGGGATCAAATTCAACACGTTCAAGAGTGGTGAATTCAAAGATATCATGAGTCCAACGCGTCCTATGTCTGAAGAAGACCGTCAAATCATTCAGGCTCTTGTTGATGAATCTTACGAACAGTTTGTTGAGGTTATAGCATCAGGACGTGAGATGCCTAAAGACAAAGTCTATGAGCTCGCAGATGGACGAATTTATTCTGGTAAGCAAGCTGTTGAAAACGGACTCGTCGATGAAATTGGCTTTAAAGATGAAGCATTGAATGCATTGCAGAAAAAAGTTGGAGGAAACCCGCAAGTGTTTAAATATAAACAGAACAGCATAGGTTCCTTCTTTAACCTTCCGGTAGCCAAGAGCTTACTGCCAAATAGCGAAGTCCGCTTCATCAAACAATTGATTAGCAACCGTCAAGGACCAACCTTGATGTACATGTACAGCGAGTAA
- a CDS encoding DUF3231 family protein, giving the protein MGDSRHVQLSATEIGIIWSLYQFKTMMISVLEHFKETDDKESQKILTKLYEGEVRIVKELTTILQNEQAIVPIGFTEQDVRKGVPRLFDQDFDLMYVRTMAKVSVGYYALYSTMSYRKDIRSLNNRLTKHAQKVYDNITEVLLNRGTLVRPPHISVPKEVEIVKDPKYISGFPFSQEKRPLNAMEIGHLCYGIETNTAGMQLMTGYAQAARNKAAKNHFLKGKEISQKIITELSDILLESNIQAPVTFAGKATDSTTPPFSEKLMMYNTNLLSTFGLGSNVIGGAFSFRPDLPVKMAMLAKDIFTYSKEGGKIMIENNWMEEPPQAENRNELINKDK; this is encoded by the coding sequence ATGGGAGATTCTAGACACGTGCAGCTAAGTGCTACTGAAATCGGAATTATCTGGTCACTATATCAATTTAAAACCATGATGATCAGTGTACTGGAACATTTTAAAGAAACTGATGACAAAGAGTCACAAAAGATCCTCACAAAGCTTTATGAAGGTGAAGTTCGCATTGTTAAAGAATTGACAACTATATTGCAAAATGAGCAAGCGATCGTCCCCATCGGCTTTACTGAGCAGGACGTCAGAAAAGGCGTGCCTCGTTTATTTGATCAGGATTTTGACTTGATGTATGTACGTACGATGGCAAAAGTCAGCGTTGGCTATTATGCATTGTATAGTACCATGTCCTATCGAAAGGATATTAGAAGTTTAAACAACCGTTTGACTAAGCACGCTCAGAAAGTGTACGACAACATCACCGAGGTCTTGTTAAACCGGGGTACACTGGTGCGTCCGCCTCACATTTCCGTACCGAAGGAAGTTGAGATTGTAAAAGACCCAAAATACATTAGCGGATTTCCATTTTCTCAGGAAAAGCGGCCTTTAAACGCCATGGAAATCGGGCATTTATGTTATGGAATCGAAACCAATACAGCTGGTATGCAGTTGATGACGGGCTACGCTCAGGCAGCTAGAAACAAAGCTGCTAAGAACCACTTTCTCAAAGGGAAAGAAATCTCACAGAAAATAATCACAGAACTCAGCGACATTCTGTTGGAAAGTAACATCCAAGCCCCGGTTACATTTGCAGGAAAGGCGACGGATTCTACCACACCTCCCTTTTCAGAAAAGCTGATGATGTATAACACCAACCTGCTCAGCACCTTTGGATTAGGAAGCAACGTTATTGGCGGGGCATTCAGCTTCCGTCCGGATCTTCCTGTAAAAATGGCTATGCTGGCAAAGGATATCTTCACTTATTCAAAAGAAGGCGGAAAAATTATGATTGAAAACAATTGGATGGAAGAGCCGCCTCAAGCAGAGAACCGAAACGAATTAATCAATAAAGATAAATAA
- a CDS encoding flotillin family protein, with translation MLEGALLFVILGIIGFLVVAGGIITFIIFKVRYKTASSNEALIVTGPKLGDPEKEKNVFEDDNGRSVKIIRGGGYRLRMFQTATPIDLTSFQLQVNSEKAYTKEGIPVRVASTAVISIGSELEIMANFAEKFLGKKQDERESELKDVLNGHLRSIIASLPIEKIYNDFKEVNTQVKKIAESDLKGMGFEITSFALNDVEDVDQENGYIDALGRPHIAEVQKKANMAESDAQKETRIYQAKNDQEAQNEEIRRLTDVAESKKEKDIKEAEFRKDTNRAKANAEQAGEIERQKLAQQVKDEELKVQYIEKQRAVELEEEENKRRRSIADAEAYQTTKKAEAEAEKERIKGESEAEVIRQRGIAEAESKERMAKAMEQYGEAAIMEMMINVLPDYAEKVSAPLSQIKDMKVIDMGGSNSQGGSAKVANSVTSTMLGIQESLKETTGMDLKAMLESYVSRGNVNPFDPSPDSHYQEAAASEEYKTRPQEAEEEAPEKELEEENKGSDKK, from the coding sequence ATGCTTGAAGGAGCATTATTGTTTGTGATTTTAGGAATTATTGGTTTCTTAGTCGTCGCCGGCGGAATTATAACGTTCATCATTTTTAAAGTGCGTTATAAAACGGCAAGCTCGAATGAAGCCTTGATTGTGACGGGGCCAAAGTTAGGAGATCCCGAGAAAGAGAAGAATGTGTTTGAAGATGATAATGGCCGTTCAGTGAAGATTATCCGCGGGGGCGGATATCGTCTGCGTATGTTCCAAACGGCTACCCCAATTGATTTGACTTCTTTTCAGCTGCAAGTTAACTCGGAAAAAGCGTACACCAAGGAAGGAATTCCGGTACGCGTAGCGAGTACAGCAGTGATTAGTATCGGCAGTGAGCTTGAGATCATGGCGAATTTTGCCGAGAAATTCTTAGGGAAAAAGCAAGATGAGCGAGAATCCGAATTGAAGGATGTCTTAAATGGTCACTTGCGCTCCATCATTGCGTCGCTGCCTATCGAGAAGATTTACAATGATTTTAAAGAGGTCAATACACAGGTGAAGAAAATTGCTGAATCCGATTTAAAAGGTATGGGCTTTGAAATTACTTCGTTCGCCTTAAATGACGTAGAGGACGTTGATCAAGAGAATGGTTATATTGATGCCCTCGGGCGTCCACATATTGCTGAAGTACAGAAGAAGGCGAATATGGCAGAGTCTGATGCGCAAAAAGAAACACGGATTTATCAGGCGAAGAATGATCAGGAAGCTCAAAATGAAGAGATTCGCCGTTTAACTGATGTGGCAGAATCGAAAAAAGAGAAAGATATAAAAGAGGCTGAATTTAGAAAAGATACGAATCGGGCCAAAGCTAATGCTGAACAAGCGGGTGAGATTGAGCGTCAAAAGCTCGCTCAGCAAGTTAAGGACGAAGAATTGAAGGTTCAGTATATCGAGAAACAACGTGCGGTTGAACTTGAAGAAGAAGAAAATAAACGCCGCCGCTCCATCGCTGATGCTGAGGCTTACCAAACGACCAAAAAGGCAGAAGCGGAAGCAGAGAAGGAGCGCATTAAAGGTGAATCAGAAGCAGAAGTTATCCGCCAGCGTGGTATAGCTGAAGCGGAATCGAAAGAACGGATGGCTAAAGCCATGGAACAGTACGGAGAAGCAGCCATTATGGAGATGATGATCAATGTATTACCTGACTATGCAGAAAAGGTATCTGCTCCTCTGTCCCAAATTAAAGATATGAAAGTGATTGATATGGGAGGATCCAATTCTCAAGGCGGGTCCGCGAAAGTGGCGAATAGTGTAACTTCAACTATGCTGGGTATTCAGGAATCTTTAAAGGAAACTACCGGAATGGACTTGAAAGCAATGCTTGAGAGCTATGTTTCACGAGGGAACGTTAATCCGTTTGATCCTTCTCCTGACAGCCATTATCAAGAAGCAGCGGCATCTGAGGAATATAAGACGAGACCTCAAGAAGCAGAAGAAGAAGCTCCAGAAAAAGAATTGGAAGAGGAAAATAAAGGATCAGACAAAAAGTAA
- a CDS encoding amidohydrolase: MRKPDLIFFNGDVLTMDDSFPQASAVAVKDGMIAAVGDESYVFDWKTEQTEIIDLNGKTLMPGFIESHIHPTIYGSTLLEIDCRPEIAPSMEDLLHKVSEEAVKTPEGEWIRGFGWDDSKLAEKRNPTRWELDEAAPNHPVVLKRSCAHMAVANSKALELSGITEETSDPSGGHIERDEHGNLTGLLQEKAQGLLDVPRYDLEDIAKGMRLAQQQFAEWGITTVHDMSTQTADLQLFQYLQKRNELRVRVRPWIWAIDQNGFDGSLDEVLKVGLRSGFGNDLVKIQGMKFMLDGSVGGKTAAVYEPYAGTEEKGILYNAAEEIYPLMQKAIEAGLRVAVHAIGDRAIEVAIESFEQIHNNTNITDMRNRIEHCVMPTAAHLKRMKNLKLVAASSIGFLYHIGDNYMAKLGTERMDGIFPHKSYKDYEIVAPGNSDLPVNNGNPWQGIYSAVTRKTSSGQVVAQGEQVSVWDALKAFTTDAAYSSCEEQLLGIIKAGAKADLIVLTENPLEIKPEQLKELKVQQTYMEGELTFSQSQSYQKALKG, translated from the coding sequence ATGAGGAAACCTGATTTGATTTTCTTCAACGGCGATGTATTGACAATGGATGATTCATTTCCTCAAGCCAGTGCTGTGGCAGTGAAAGATGGAATGATTGCAGCTGTTGGGGACGAGTCATATGTGTTCGACTGGAAAACGGAACAGACAGAAATCATCGATTTAAACGGAAAAACGCTAATGCCTGGATTCATCGAAAGTCACATTCACCCAACCATTTACGGAAGTACGCTGCTTGAGATTGACTGCAGGCCAGAAATCGCTCCTTCGATGGAAGACCTTTTACACAAGGTAAGCGAAGAGGCAGTGAAAACTCCTGAAGGTGAATGGATACGAGGGTTTGGCTGGGATGATAGTAAGTTAGCAGAAAAGCGAAATCCGACACGGTGGGAATTGGATGAAGCTGCTCCTAACCATCCGGTAGTGTTGAAAAGATCTTGTGCTCATATGGCCGTAGCGAATTCCAAGGCGCTTGAGCTGAGTGGGATTACAGAAGAAACGTCTGATCCTTCTGGCGGTCATATTGAACGAGACGAACATGGAAACTTAACGGGATTACTTCAGGAAAAAGCGCAAGGGCTGCTAGATGTTCCTCGTTACGACCTTGAAGACATTGCCAAAGGAATGAGGCTGGCTCAGCAGCAATTCGCTGAATGGGGAATCACGACTGTTCATGATATGTCGACTCAAACAGCAGACCTGCAACTATTTCAGTATTTGCAGAAGCGAAATGAATTAAGAGTCAGAGTGCGGCCATGGATATGGGCGATTGATCAAAATGGCTTTGACGGTTCGTTAGATGAAGTGTTAAAGGTGGGGTTGAGAAGTGGATTCGGGAATGATCTTGTGAAAATTCAAGGTATGAAATTTATGCTGGATGGAAGCGTGGGCGGGAAAACTGCAGCCGTGTACGAGCCCTACGCAGGAACAGAGGAAAAAGGGATTCTGTATAATGCGGCAGAAGAAATCTATCCGCTCATGCAAAAGGCGATAGAAGCGGGACTGCGGGTAGCGGTTCATGCGATTGGAGACCGTGCGATTGAGGTGGCGATCGAATCATTCGAACAGATACATAACAACACGAACATAACAGACATGCGCAACAGGATCGAGCATTGCGTCATGCCGACAGCCGCTCATTTGAAGCGCATGAAGAACTTAAAGCTGGTGGCAGCCTCTTCGATAGGCTTCCTGTACCATATTGGTGATAATTATATGGCTAAACTAGGGACGGAGCGCATGGACGGGATTTTTCCGCACAAGTCTTATAAAGACTATGAAATTGTCGCACCAGGTAATTCCGACTTGCCTGTTAATAACGGTAATCCATGGCAGGGAATATACAGTGCCGTCACGAGAAAAACGTCCAGTGGACAGGTTGTGGCTCAAGGAGAACAGGTTTCCGTCTGGGATGCGTTGAAAGCGTTTACGACAGATGCGGCCTACAGCTCTTGTGAAGAGCAGCTGCTTGGGATCATTAAAGCAGGTGCGAAGGCTGACCTTATCGTTCTTACTGAAAATCCGCTTGAGATTAAGCCCGAACAATTAAAAGAATTGAAGGTGCAGCAAACGTATATGGAAGGCGAATTGACGTTCAGTCAAAGCCAGTCGTATCAAAAAGCCTTGAAAGGGTGA
- a CDS encoding sodium:solute symporter family protein yields the protein MFSEQQQTILFFIVVVYFFFLFGLSLYINRKIKTYDDYNVAGRTISLIPLILTFTGTAIGGSILLGYMTNGYLYGMGQQWLAIGFTLTSIILAFAMLKRIRILGEKYNMVTIGDFTALRFGEAARIPTMLSILVAYCSITGMQFVAIATILNLTVDLSMTTGILISWVLLTLKTYFGGLVSVIWQDAIHGTIQTIGVAVLLVAVWMASGGWSTVTENAAAMGSPNALSIFNISPYNFFVFLFTIGAYQFVRQDLWQRFWAAKDINIARNGYWAAIILGFLTASGVIVIGVLGKFGMQMTDIDPTLIYYELSAAVLPFALVVIMVIVLLATVISCADSFFLAASTSIVNDLVKPRLGGKSDQHNMLLYSRLSVAAVSVIAVLLALYIPTLVTLWVTGSAMLVSGLLAPVLFGLFWKKTTKAAGVSGMWLGLSVAVIWQIAGHPFGAHPVFIGFPLSIITVIAVTLFSRQEKENAMYEEFRKTV from the coding sequence ATGTTTTCTGAACAACAGCAAACGATATTGTTTTTCATCGTAGTTGTCTATTTTTTCTTTTTATTTGGTCTTTCCCTCTATATTAATAGGAAAATTAAAACGTACGATGATTATAATGTGGCCGGGCGGACGATATCACTCATCCCGCTCATCTTAACCTTTACAGGAACAGCGATTGGCGGTTCCATTTTGCTTGGCTACATGACGAATGGTTATTTATACGGAATGGGGCAGCAGTGGCTTGCGATTGGATTTACGTTAACATCAATCATTTTGGCGTTTGCTATGTTAAAGCGAATTAGGATTTTAGGTGAAAAATATAATATGGTAACGATCGGAGATTTCACGGCATTGCGGTTCGGGGAAGCGGCTCGAATCCCAACTATGCTGAGCATACTTGTCGCCTATTGTTCCATCACTGGCATGCAATTTGTAGCGATAGCAACGATCTTGAATTTGACAGTTGACTTAAGTATGACGACAGGCATTCTAATCAGCTGGGTGTTATTAACGCTGAAAACGTACTTCGGCGGATTAGTTTCAGTTATCTGGCAGGATGCGATTCATGGTACGATTCAAACAATCGGAGTCGCGGTGCTGCTTGTTGCCGTGTGGATGGCTTCTGGTGGATGGAGTACTGTTACAGAAAATGCAGCTGCTATGGGCAGTCCGAATGCGCTTAGTATTTTTAATATTTCTCCCTACAACTTCTTTGTTTTTTTATTTACGATTGGGGCTTATCAGTTCGTCAGACAGGATTTGTGGCAGCGCTTCTGGGCTGCCAAGGATATTAACATTGCCAGGAATGGGTACTGGGCCGCGATTATCCTTGGGTTTCTGACAGCAAGCGGAGTGATTGTCATTGGCGTTCTAGGGAAGTTCGGCATGCAAATGACAGACATTGACCCGACTTTAATTTATTATGAACTGAGTGCTGCCGTACTGCCATTTGCGCTCGTTGTCATTATGGTTATTGTTCTGCTGGCCACAGTCATTTCCTGTGCCGATTCCTTTTTTCTGGCAGCTTCAACATCTATTGTCAATGATCTCGTTAAACCGAGGCTGGGTGGTAAGTCCGATCAACATAACATGCTATTATACAGTCGCTTATCAGTCGCAGCCGTATCGGTCATTGCTGTGCTATTAGCTCTTTATATTCCTACTTTGGTTACTCTTTGGGTAACTGGTAGTGCGATGCTCGTTTCCGGATTACTAGCCCCCGTTTTGTTCGGCTTGTTTTGGAAAAAGACGACCAAAGCCGCAGGAGTATCAGGAATGTGGCTGGGATTGTCAGTGGCAGTGATTTGGCAAATTGCAGGTCACCCGTTTGGTGCTCATCCAGTCTTCATTGGATTTCCTCTATCGATTATCACCGTTATTGCAGTGACCTTGTTTTCTAGACAAGAAAAGGAAAACGCCATGTATGAGGAGTTTAGAAAGACGGTTTAA